A genomic stretch from Apis cerana isolate GH-2021 linkage group LG9, AcerK_1.0, whole genome shotgun sequence includes:
- the LOC107995234 gene encoding uncharacterized protein LOC107995234, with protein MLPPLLHQFQINARSLRSAAIMKILVIHIPLIIALCCSLPDVSGKPLTVDDDEDEDAHEYESTAAAATTTAVSQLDDTVKLEDTVLKEIDAKAGDRVRDKMPILPPIILLDFANDTNENENITHEEKSKRTVDNGLGYGLNNIQTRRYNYYFPTGKSGTTVSIEESISPFLPKTIIERVPDNHNPQKTSINVVHHNSFAMSTSFSEINSQNERNQHNFDYLNLHRSTKPQSLMFGLRTKPQNTATNENYRQTYFTTSKPGVLSSLEIQNSGYTRDNGGTITTTQSPARYVTPSQINFARNQQRGSLSYVTPDPLLFRNGETYIGRNHVQSNINSHSGFAPAPQSPIVDSSTISPLTYNPHTIPSPFPPGSQQRDRNAIPKYTVENGVRYENKVFWKYPDGRVSDVPPPTYVETTYPREYPRESLTARQSGKSQDSRSIYESEMGVATPENSILSQRPMQFPAISEEAGREPNPYISAESLSTSLPQQQVYRLSYQNLVSQRQIAGLAQRHKANAPPSSHSSPLAKVGPKSDTKNYRQNLSRYMVDSPNPEYTGSYTTEASVNATTPFFSSSNSIASVTSKYGPKVQSYLDKVLSGSEESTGEKKSFDNNDLSSYSNLEYSDLLNYNPSISEYIRNPSSILNVRPTFVQAGNSLIPVIILRVDGASPIQTKSTQNINLKALLQRYLVQYAKSIQQLAVPSAYNVGTTERSFPKRPAYGIEKNPSLDLIRLTEDDARHSSTYNSNSYVGKSSYETSNLEDSKDFANNRYVDDSRGRQKVKNVQIIDDPRFTSYKTN; from the exons ATGTTGCCGCCACTGCTTCATCAGTTCCAAATAAACGCGAGAAGTTTAAGGTCGGCCGCCATTATGAAGATCCTCGTGATACAC ATTCCTCTCATAATTGCTCTCTGCTGCTCTCTGCCCGACGTCTCCGGGAAGCCTTTGAccgtcgacgacgacgaggacgaggatGCGCACGAATACGAGTcgaccgccgccgccgccaccaccaccgccgttTCCCAACTGGACGACACCGTGAAATTGGAGGACACCGTTCTGAAGGAGATCGATGCGAAGGCTGGGGATCGGGTGCGCGACAAAATGCCGATTTTGCCGCCTATAATTCTGCTCGACTTCGCCAACGACACGAACGAGAACGAGAACATCACCCACGAGGAAAAGTCGAAACGAACGGTGGACAATGGTCTCGGTTACGGGCTCAACAACATCCAGACGAGAAGATACAATTACTATTTCCCAACCGGGAAGAGTGGGACCACGGTGAGCATCGAGGAATCGATCAGCCCTTTCCTCCCGAAGACCATAATCGAGAGGGTGCCCGACAATCACAACCCGCAGAAAACGTCCATCAACGTGGTCCACCACAACTCTTTCGCCATGTCCACCTCTTTCTCCGAGATAAACTCTCAAAATGAAAGGAACCAGCACAACTTCGACTACCTGAATCTTCATCGATCGACCAAGCCCCAATCCCTAATGTTCGGATTACGCACGAAGCCTCAAAATACCGCCACCAACGAGAACTATCGACAAACCTACTTCACAACTTCGAAACCGGGTGTTCTGAGCTCGttggaaattcaaaattcgggATATACGAGGGACAATGGAGGGACGATCACCACGACGCAATCACCGGCGCGATACGTGACTCCTAGCCAGATAAACTTCGCCAGGAATCAGCAGAGGGGTTCGTTGAGCTACGTCACCCCAGATCCCCTATTATTCCGTAACGGGGAAACTTACATCGGTCGGAATCACGTTCAATCCAATATCAATTCTCACTCGGGCTTCGCTCCCGCCCCTCAAAGTCCCATCGTGGACTCCTCCACCATCTCCCCCCTGACCTACAATCCCCATACAATCCCCTCTCCATTCCCCCCCGGCAGCCAGCAGCGAGATAGGAACGCCATCCCCAAATACACGGTGGAAAATGGGGTGCGTTACGAGAACAAAGTATTCTGGAAATACCCGGACGGCAGGGTGTCGGACGTGCCGCCGCCCACCTACGTGGAGACAACTTACCCTCGAGAATATCCCCGCGAGTCGTTGACGGCGCGGCAATCCGGAAAATCCCAGGATTCCCGTTCGATTTACGAGAGCGAGATGGGAGTGGCGACGCCCGAAAACAGCATTCTCTCGCAGAGGCCGATGCAATTCCCCGCGATATCCGAGGAGGCAGGCAGAGAGCCAAACCCGTACATCTCAGCCGAATCTTTGTCGACGAGTTTGCCCCAGCAACAAGTGTACCGGTTGAGTTATCAGAACCTGGTGAGCCAAAGGCAGATCGCGGGCCTGGCTCAACGGCACAAGGCCAACGCACCACCTTCGTCCCACTCCTCCCCGTTGGCCAAGGTCGGGCCCAAGTCCGACACGAAGAATTACCGGCAAAATTTGTCGAGGTACATGGTGGACAGCCCCAACCCCGAATACACGGGCAGTTACACGACCGAGGCCAGCGTCAACGCCACTACGCCTTTCTTCTCGTCGTCCAACTCTATCGCCTCCGTAACGTCCAAGTACGGCCCCAAGGTGCAGAGTTACCTGGACAAGGTGTTGTCGGGCAGCGAGGAATCAACGGGGGAGAAGAAAAGTTTCGACAACAACGATTTGAGCAGCTACTCCAATCTGGAATATTCGGATCTGTTGAATTACAACCCGTCCATATCGGAGTATATAAGGAATCCTTCGTCGATATTGAACGTCAGACCGACTTTCGTGCAGGCCGGCAACTCTTTGATACCGGTCATCATACTCAGAGTGGATGGGGCATCTCCCATTCAAACCAAGTCCACGCAGAACATTAATCTGAAGGCTCTGTTGCAACGATACCTGGTCCAGTACGCTAAGAGCATTCAGCAATTGGCCGTACCTTCCGCCTACAATGTTGGAACGACGGAACGATCGTTCCCCAAGCGTCCCGCGTACGGGATTGAGAAAAATCCTAGCCTCGATCTGATTCGATTGACCGAGGACGACGCTCGCCACTCGTCAACTTACAATTCGAATTCGTACGTGGGGAAATCGAGCTACGAGACGAGTAACTTGGAAGATTCGAAAGATTTTGCCAACAATCGTTACGTGGACGATTCACGGGGCAGGCAGAAGGTGAAGAACGTTCAGATAATTGACGATCCGAGATTCACGAGTTACAAaactaattga
- the LOC107996639 gene encoding uncharacterized protein LOC107996639, whose translation MDRKMFFYLVVLLSLSWPRVIGAGNKKVDEAAFDQIATASENVAQKVAEKVEQRRDNFRDQLITSMIDTTVHYENSNGFVPILVPTASPFDPRQQLGRSALEKGKETTNVTLNNSLNENENSSRIEDSGEEKEETKETGESDEFVNDPMYSTEARILLNFSNLNANRRSFEYQGNQNDFDLLKVRNDTPEIANYPNLYEESTGGGKILDEQSSKRSRGQTKDRKLEGYVGNYGMVVSPSSKNNEDDYSFYYSADSAEDKERKRSHDREKVGGNYEQHRYVTRYGGQNEPSASSFPRLNQEVNVFLKTNVKNDVPPSSSSQLTNSHKFSRPVVVAEPNYNKFDQPSGISDVDADDYRTSRIIEGSSEVSHRYTMNNRDGRFENDEDSRDTSDDSDYVEYTERPRKVQQKNRRRPNGNSKRLPKEHRGSVDDSAEQVKMKHHSSRSRQAHRQRVRGGNSWSDESDRHQEQEDSYEDVRYDGRLSETRHAKSQSVKFKPSTSWNQISPNLEISHSSGIEIDQLEKPKLIVPVKVNLVPTSFDHATAIGSSQGFDVSNAILRNIVSSSANAPSSAINPGGNEGKIRVSTPLPDIIVGQGNFRNSMHAVLPQANGQLNNRFPPNLKPQYLSTTIAPVFTVSPNPNFQIQDAQDTTRTSIVDPSNHMSTNNAPRLILPQPTLQTLSTLVQTPLTGSDYIQVNPHGMHGQNPISNGNLQVQPLPTLPTVAPTAHAIPVTKINLITSESQGKNALLPETDTNFLATASLAVGHNDHGQKPNDNSYYLENSNGQQIVKQPAQLVQPAGFYPQTVNVPPSRAKTTYVQTTNLLPAVLQPLPTYTTLSASTPSVQPFRVEAGGDQGQQLAKQSVVGELENAASNSRNVKFPSLAYQMIDSAGSHSTDNVNTVNGLPGVAGMIGNGHLPHVGTRNVEIVNPNMKPSTFPDASIINTYETMHYPAAVLTTSIPMFATTSFVTARPALLSSTVEPMQNAAASTTEARSVDDNRASNTNVDPTKPYLARDRPVYNPLNFVPNVDVVKSQNALNSKLHAVEPLQQNLNLVPLLPGSNFFKPSFSAQSESLVKPKLNSDLQAYAEQMFKESLKTIYNTQKWNNDRKTGLYNRYNITDSDIARLKNELQRLKASLDSRKKKNHDADPSETKVRTTELANRKPDELMAALEQMLKKNPSDSLHNFHGTNKPHRHRRPNEKDNYSLGTTGDLRENKYEFLTPPQLNSHRGKNHFQTVDKPGKKRPGSSRYKSYNHQNHHHNHHHHHQHHHGPRSHPRSNSKAGGIEASGSNIEPVRVDGLSKYGNIHDSRQFRKGSPLDSHLGSISPFSREKISHFSKTGLKGVEKGKESAYNNPKMHNFYGMLMKNKQLPGGDTPNYFRDKDQLKQFFETEKQRMQQKFYDDALRDYFKKMSDLGYTGISNSRISSPEKRKV comes from the exons ATGGATAGGAAAATGTTCTTTTATCTC GTCGTTCTCTTATCTTTGAGCTGGCCACGCGTAATAGGTGCAGGGAACAAGAAGGTGGATGAGGCGGCGTTCGATCAGATAGCAACCGCGTCCGAGAACGTGGCGCAAAAGGTGGCGGAGAAGGTGGAGCAGAGGCGGGATAATTTTCGAGACCAGTTGATAACATCCATGATAGACACTACTGTCCACTACGAGAATTCAAACGGGTTCGTGCCTATATTGGTACCCACGGCATCGCCGTTCGATCCGCGCCAACAACTCGGTCGCTCCGCtctggaaaaaggaaaagaaacgacCAACGTTACTTTGAACAATTCTTTGAACGAGAATGAAAACTCGAGCAGAATCGAGGACAGCGGcgaggaaaaggaggagaCGAAGGAAACGGGGGAGAGCGACGAGTTCGTGAACGACCCCATGTACTCGACCGAGGCGAGAATACTGCTCAACTTTTCTAATTTGAACGCGAATCGTAGATCGTTCGAGTATCAAGGCAATCAAAACGATTTCGATCTGTTGAAAGTTAGGAACGATACACCAGAGATAGCCAATTATCCGAATTTGTACGAAGAATCGACGGGCGGGGGCAAGATTCTGGACGAGCAATCGTCGAAACGGTCGAGAGGTCAAACGAAGGATCGAAAGTTAGAAGGGTACGTGGGAAATTACGGTATGGTCGTTTCGCCTTcctcgaaaaataacgaggACGATTACAGCTTTTACTATTCCGCCGACTCGGCCgaggataaagaaagaaagaggagtcACGATAGGGAGAAAGTGGGTGGCAATTATGAACAGCACAGATACGTCACGAGATACGGCGGCCAGAACGAGCCATCCGCTTCGTCCTTTCCAAGGCTGAACCAGGAGGTCAACGTCTTTCTGAAGACCAACGTCAAGAACGACGTTCCgccatcctcctcctctcaaCTAACGAACAGCCACAAATTTTCCAGGCCCGTTGTGGTCGCCGAACCGAATTACAACAAGTTCGATCAACCGTCCGGAATATCCGATGTCGACGCGGACGATTACCGAACTTCGAGGATCATCGAAGGGAGCTCGGAGGTGTCGCATCGTTACACGATGAACAACAGGGATGGAAGGTTCGAAAACGACGAGGATTCGAGGGACACGTCGGACGACAGCGATTACGTGGAATATACGGAGAGGCCGAGAAAGGTGCAGCAGAAGAATAGGAGGCGGCCGAACGGGAACTCGAAGAGGCTTCCTAAGGAGCATCGAGGCTCCGTGGACGACAGCGCGGAGCAGGTGAAAATGAAGCATCACTCGTCGAGATCTAGGCAGGCTCATCGGCAAAGAGTGAGAGGGGGGAACTCGTGGTCGGACGAGTCGGACAGGCATCAGGAGCAGGAGGACAGCTACGAGGACGTTAGATACGACGGCAGATTATCGGAGACGAGGCACGCCAAGTCGCAGAGCGTCAAGTTCAAGCCGAGCACCAGCTGGAACCAAATATCCCCGAATCTGGAGATATCGCACTCGAGCGGTATCGAGATCGACCAACTCGAGAAACCGAAGCTGATCGTTCCTGTTAAAGTGAACTTGGTACCTACGAGCTTCGACCACGCAACAGCGATTGGGAGCAGTCAAGGGTTCGACGTCTCGAACGCAATTTTGCGCAATATCGTTTCGTCGTCGGCCAACGCGCCCTCGTCCGCGATAAATCCTGGCGGAAACGAGGGGAAGATAAGGGTGTCCACGCCCCTTCCAGACATTATCGTCGGCCAGGGGAACTTTCGCAATTCGATGCACGCGGTTCTCCCGCAAGCGAACGGCCAACTGAATAACAGATTCCCCCCGAATCTTAAACCGCAATACCTGTCCACCACGATCGCCCCTGTTTTCACGGTCAGCCCCAACCCCAATTTCCAGATTCAGGACGCGCAGGACACGACTCGTACAAGTATCGTCGATCCCTCGAATCACATGTCGACCAACAACGCGCCACGGCTGATACTTCCACAGCCGACCCTTCAAACCCTCTCGACGCTGGTGCAAACGCCGCTCACGGGATCCGATTATATCCAGGTGAACCCTCACGGGATGCACGGCCAGAATCCTATTAGCAATGGTAATTTGCAGGTGCAACCGCTTCCAACGTTGCCCACCGTCGCCCCAACGGCGCACGCAATACCGGTCACGAAGATCAATCTGATAACGTCCGAATCGCAAGGCAAGAACGCCCTCCTTCCGGAAACAGACACGAATTTCTTGGCCACGGCCAGCCTGGCGGTCGGCCACAACGATCACGGCCAAAAGCCGAacgataattcttattatctgGAAAATTCGAACGGGCAGCAAATTGTTAAGCAACCGGCTCAGCTTGTGCAGCCGGCCGGCTTCTACCCTCAGACGGTCAACGTTCCGCCGTCGAGGGCGAAAACGACGTACGTTCAAACGACCAATCTGTTGCCGGCGGTGTTGCAACCTCTGCCAACCTACACCACCCTATCCGCGAGCACCCCTTCCGTTCAACCGTTTCGAGTGGAGGCGGGCGGGGATCAAGGGCAACAATTGGCGAAACAGAGCGTAGTCGGGGAGTTGGAGAACGCCGCTTCGAATTCGAGAAACGTCAAATTCCCGTCTCTCGCGTATCAAATGATCGATAGCGCGGGCAGCCACAGCACCGATAACGTTAACACGGTGAACGGTTTGCCAGGTGTTGCGGGTATGATAGGTAACGGCCATCTACCGCACGTGGGGACGAGGAACGTGGAAATCGTAAATCCGAACATGAAACCGAGCACGTTTCCCGATGCCTCGATAATAAATACCTACGAGACGATGCATTATCCGGCTGCAGTTTTGACCACCTCGATACCAATGTTCGCCACGACCAGCTTCGTCACCGCCAGACCCGCCCTCCTCTCCTCGACCGTCGAGCCGATGCAAAACGCGGCGGCTTCGACGACAGAGGCGCGCTCCGTCGACGACAATCGAGCGTCGAACACGAACGTCGACCCGACGAAACCGTACCTGGCCCGGGACAGGCCTGTGTACAATCCGCTCAACTTCGTGCCCAACGTGGACGTGGTGAAAAGTCAGAACGCCCTCAACAGCAAGCTGCACGCAGTCGAGCCCCTTCAACAGAATCTGAATCTCGTCCCGTTGCTGCCGGGTAGCAACTTCTTCAAGCCCAGCTTCTCGGCCCAGAGCGAGAGCCTCGTCAAGCCGAAATTGAACTCGGATCTGCAGGCGTACGCGGAGCAGATGTTCAAGGAGTCGCTCAAGACCATTTACAACACCCAGAAATGGAACAACGACAGGAAGACGGGGTTGTACAATCGGTACAACATCACCGATTCCGATATAGCGAGGTTGAAGAACGAGTTGCAACGATTGAAGGCGTCCTTGGATTccaggaaaaagaagaaccaCGATGCCGATCCAAGCGAGACCAAGGTGAGGACGACGGAGTTGGCCAACAGGAAGCCGGACGAGCTGATGGCTGCGTTGGAACAGATGCTGAAGAAGAATCCTTCCGATTCGTTGCACAATTTTCACGGAACTAACAAACCTCATCGACACCGCAGGCCTAACGAAAAGGATAATTACAGTTTGGGAACGACAGGTGATCTAAGAGAGAACAAATACGAGTTTTTGACGCCGCCCCAATTGAATTCTCATCGAGGCAAGAATCATTTCCAAACCGTTGACAAACCAGGGAAGAAACGGCCTGGCTCGAGCAGATACAAGAGTTACAATCATCAAAATCATCATcataatcatcatcatcatcatcaacaTCATCATGGGCCAAGGTCGCATCCGAGAAGTAATTCTAAAGCGGGAGGTATCGAGGCTTCTGGGTCGAATATCGAGCCGGTACGCGTAGACGGACTCTCCAAATATGGAAATATCCACGACTCGAGACAGTTCAGGAAAGGTTCGCCGTTAGATTCTCACCTCGGTTCGATTTCGCCCTTCTCTCGCGAGAAAATATCTCATTTTTCCAAAACGGGTTTGAAAGGGGTGGAGAAGGGGAAGGAGAGCGCGTACAACAACCCCAAGATGCATAATTTTTACGGGATGTTGATGAAGAACAAGCAGCTGCCCGGCGGCGATACCCCGAACTATTTTCGGGACAAGGATCAGTTGAAGCAGTTCTTCGAGACGGAGAAGCAACGAATGCAACAAAAGTTTTACGACGACGCTTTGagggattattttaaaaagatgtcAGATTTGGGATACACCGGGATATCCAATTCTCGGATATCTTCGCCGGAGAAGAGGAAAGTTTGA
- the LOC107996911 gene encoding uncharacterized protein LOC107996911 isoform X2 has translation MKFYLVLGLLCIGVKGENKINLEDIERDNLRVEGISKSGIARVEEAKYPTKPEIGQQQYQIPYRGPTSAPVAYVTPSSAQNLPSNAYVAKDQVYQQQNNILPELPQRYYNEYQQQSSSPSKGIVPNIYESQQLAYQQEVNIGNQLQAIRQKTATAKFEKNVNKEPIYVDIPTMHLLTYYPNLDVNPAKNSGFFLPQLTTTAANHISIPLYATTIGQKPAITPVKQTYQIQYAPKYNAVPGASSTKVTKNAVYSAPVTSKKFTGTQVLNVPAYAPPLDQSYAQGRQLLYTQAYIAPSQPQYVSQLVYAQPATIYMQATPVYTDVYARPPSHDRDNSLQGKYAAPIEHTQLVDTQLSNQVLGEQSSQGVTQNYVKDSEGPNTDLMPPQVPPQDFKSGATSLSPVPAQDEESIPEQNQIGSSEPRSLLDSYIPSKLIAAHDSSRYQERPIQLERGFLPSKENFLYKKRKID, from the exons ATG AAATTTTACTTGGTACTCGGTCTTCTGTGCATCGGCGTGAAAGGCGAGAACAAGATCAACTTGGAGGACATAGAGAGGGATAATTTAAGAGTGGAGGGTATATCGAAGTCCGGAATTGCACGGGTTGAAGAGGCAAAGTATCCTACGAAGCCGGAAATTGGCCAGCAACAGTATCAAATACCGTATCGTGGGCCAACCAGTGCACCAGTCGCATACGTAACACCATCCTCGGCGCAAAAT CTTCCTTCGAACGCGTACGTTGCAAAGGACCAAGTATATCAgcagcaaaataatattttacccgAATTACCACAGCGATATTACAACGAATACCAACAACAATCGTCATCACCTTCGAAAGGAATCGTGCCGAACATTTATGAGTCGCAACAATTGGCCTATCAACAGGAAGTGAACATTGGAAATCAATTGCAGGCCATTCGGCAGAAAACGGCCACGgcaaaatttgagaaaaatgtgAACAAAG AACCAATATACGTCGATATTCCAACCATGCATCTTTTGACTTACTATCCGAATTTGGATGTGAATCCTGCTAAAAACAGTGGATTCTTTCTACCCCAATTGACCACAACGGCGGCCAATCATATTTCCATTCCACTCTACGCAACAACGATTGGTCAAAAGCCAGCGATCACTCCTGTAAAGCAAACTTATCAAATTCAGTACGCCCCGAAATACAACGCCGTGCCTGGCGCTTCTTCAACCAAG GTGACGAAGAACGCGGTTTACTCGGCACCCGTTACTTCAAAGAAATTCACCGGCACTCAGGTATTGAACGTGCCAGCTTACGCCCCTCCGCTAGATCAATCGTACGCCCAAGGAAGACAGCTTTTGTACACACAGGCGTACATTGCTCCGTCTCAGCCGCAGTACGTTTCTCAGCTAGTGTACGCTCAACCGGCCACGATTTACATGCAAGCCACACCGGTTTACACCGACGTTTACGCACGTCCACCTAGCCACGATCGGGATAATTCTTTGCAAGGGAAATACGCAGCGCCGATCGAGCATACGCAGCTTGTCGATACGCAGCTATCGAATCAAGTTCTCGGGGAGCAAAGCAGCCAAGGCGTGACTCAGAATTACGTCAAG GATTCAGAAGGACCAAACACCGACTTGATGCCACCTCAGGTGCCTCCGCAAGATTTCAAATCTGGCGCCACATCTCTGTCTCCTGTCCCTGCGCAAGACGAAGAATCTATTCCTGAACAGAATCAAATAGGTTCGTCTGAGCCCAGATCTTTGTTGGATTCGTACATTCCGAGCAAATTGATAGCAGCTCACGACTCTTCCAG ATATCAAGAAAGGCCCATACAATTGGAAAGAGGGTTCCttccatcgaaagaaaattttctctacAAGAAGCGTAAAATCGACTAA
- the LOC107997231 gene encoding DNA-directed RNA polymerase II subunit RPB1-like codes for MDLLLLFLASSAVLVQGYGKSNDPNDEPFLPIYPVYPYSPKLIKRGTEKEAVAQLSAELYAPKVDAKDSYSASYSARDSYYPNYNSYSKLPSSPPYAFYGSLPYPNDPYTTPYNPYSYPVPSPSYSPPIPYSSSYPNYYYQSPYYYPNYYNQPLFPPPPLPPPVADYADGGYPESDAKERKHGEDKSYRGKDHHQFVDGANYISAGSKDLDGQPTTAYKASGVQQNQLEQTSNVQHLPIPLPKTTYRVISVGGQPVGPDYPLPASYAKAQQLEELATTRGHHDWVKVLAKNLRTDYGGVLDSKNDDNQNDEGKETRYVPVSNAIANTGLAYVVNPSVLRKVNVGQRNVGRIVGKTRLKKEQGESNEFDNYESSASQDNQDYDTASSQTSDTKQQNYDEDQPYRNQNYVTQTPSYSGYQYTSYGQPQTITQRQTQQYKSNLDNVSFGAKTKKA; via the exons ATGGATTTGCTG CTACTGTTCCTAGCGTCGTCTGCGGTTCTCGTTCAAGGGTACGGGAAAAGCAACGACCCGAACGACGAGCCGTTTCTACCGATATACCCGGTGTACCCTTACAGccctaaattaattaaaagagggACGGAGAAGGAGGCCGTGGCGCAATTATCCGCGGAATTATACGCGCCGAAAGTCGACGCCAAGGACTCGTACAGCGCGAGCTACAGCGCCCGAGATTCTTACTACCCTAATTACAACTCGTACTCCAAACTCCCCTCCTCGCCTCCTTACGCTTTCTACGGATCTCTTCCGTACCCGAACGATCCTTACACGACCCCCTACAATCCTTACTCGTACCCAGTTCCTTCACCCTCTTACTCACCTCCTATCCCCTACTCCTCCTCCTACCCCAATTATTACTACCAATCCCCCTATTATTATCCCAATTACTATAACCAGCCTCTGTTCCCACCGCCCCCGTTGCCACCGCCTGTCGCCGATTACGCAGACGGTGGATACCCCGAGTCGGACGCCAAGGAGAGGAAGCACGGCGAGGACAAGAGTTACAGGGGCAAGGACCACCACCAGTTCGTCGACGGGGCCAATTATATATCCGCTGGTTCGAAGGATCTCGACGGCCAACCGACGACCGCGTACAAAGCGAGCGGCGTCCAGCAGAATCAGCTGGAACAAACGAGCAACGTGCAGCATCTCCCTATCCCGTTGCCGAAAACGACGTACAGGGTGATCAGCGTCGGTGGGCAACCGGTGGGCCCCGATTATCCATTGCCAGCGTCCTACGCGAAAGCTCAGCAACTGGAGGAGCTCGCGACGACGAGGGGTCACCACGATTGGGTGAAGGTGTTGGCGAAGAATTTGAGGACCGATTACGGCGGAGTACTCGACTCGAAAAATGACGACAATCAGAACGACGAAGGGAAGGAAACGAGATACGTCCCCGTCTCGAACGCGATCGCAAACACTGGCCTCGCTTACGTGGTGAATCCTAGCGTTCTTAGGAAGGTGAACGTCGGGCAAAGGAACGTTGGGCGGATCGTTGGAAAGACTCGGTTGAAGAAGGAGCAAGGCGAATCGAACGAGTTCGACAATTACGAGAGCTCGGCTTCGCAGGATAATCAGGATTACGACACCGCTTCGAGCCAGACCAGCGACACCAAACAGCAAAATTACGACGAGGATCAGCCTTATCGGAATCAAAATTACGTTACGCAAACGCCTTCGTATAGCGGTTATCAGTATACAAGTTACGGCCAACCGCAGACGATCACTCAGAGGCAAACGCAGCAGTACAAAAGTAATCTAGATAACGTGAGTTTTGGCGCCAAGACGAAAAAGGCGTGA